The Brevibacillus humidisoli DNA segment AAGTTCGGGCAGCGGGGTTTCACCGTCGAAACTGAGCCGCAAAGAGATGATGTTCCCCAGGTCTTTGGTGGTAACCTGCGTCTTCAACTCTCGTACCCCTCTCACCTTTTTTGCAGCCCGCTCAGCGATAGCTCGGATCGTCTCCAAGGAGATACTGACATGACCGTAGTCATTGCGCTGATAAATCGCTTTATCTTCCCGTATCCGGCGTCCTCGAAAACCGCTGAAGAAAAAGCGGATGCTGATCACAAGGAAGACCACGGCAACTATCAGATAAGGGAGATTCATCGTCGTCGAGCCGTAAATATCCGTGAAAAACAGATCAACCCAAGAGCGATGGATCACATTGGAAAACACCCCAATCGCAATCAGGGACAATACGATCAAGACGAGACTGTAGATCGTTAGGATAAAGCGGTCAAACAAATTCACATCGGCTCCTCCTTACTCGCGACTACTACGTTGATATAGCTTCCCTGCAAGAGCGAGAACGTGTGCCCTTCGGGTGCTCCTTACTCGCGACTACTACGTTGATATAGCTTCCCTGCAAGAGCGAGAACGTGTGCCCTTCGGGTGCTCCTCATGCAGAAAATGCCCCCTTTGTTGGGGGCATTTGGTAATGGGTTAGCGGACCCTCTGATACTCCTCCGCTTGATTTTGCGCAACAACCGGTTGCACTTTCTCTTCCGGCTTCAGCTCAACATCGACGATATGTACATTAACCTCAACGACCGACAGACCGGTCATGCTCTCAATCGCACTGCTTACACTGTCTTGTATATTTCGGGCCACTTCCGGGATTCGGTAGCCGTATTTGACAACAATAGACACGTCAACAGCCGCTTCACGTGAACCAACCTCGACACGGACGCCGCGCGCAACGTTTTTGCGTCCCAGACGTTCAGCGATATCGCCGACGAACCCCCCGCTCATCTGCGCTACACCTTCGACCTCCGAGGCGGCCATTCCTGCGATGACTTCCAGCACTTCGGGAGCGATCTGGACTTTGCCAAGTTCTGTTTTTTCTGTATCAGCCGTGTACTCTTCCATCGTTCGCACCTCCCTATGGGTTTACTCTCCATTATAGCAACGCCAGGCTTTTTTTACAAACTACTTTCGTCCAGCTTTAAGTCATAGGTGTCAAGGAACTTGGTATCAAACTCCCCACTGACAAACTGTTCATGATCCAATACTTTTAAATGGAATGGAATCGTCGTCGAAATGCCATCGATCACGAATTCCGAGAGAGCGCGTTTCATTCTCTCGATCGCTTCGCGGCGATCTTTCCCCCAGACGATCACCTTGGCAATCATCGAATCGTAAAACGGCGGGATCTGATATCCACTATAGGCGGCACTGTCGACGCGCACGCCAAATCCGCCAGGAGGCAGGTAATGGGTGATGCGCCCCGGCGAGGGCATGAAGTTCTTGACCGGGTTTTCCGCGTTGATCCGGCACTCGATCGCCCAGCCGTCCAGTTTCACATCTTCTTGCGAGAAGGAGAGCGGAAGACCGGCCGCCACGTTGATCTGTTCCTTGATCAGATCAAAGCCGGACACCCATTCTGTCACCGGGTGTTCTACCTGAATCCGTGTGTTCATCTCCATGAAGTAAAACTTGCCGTGTTTATCCAACAAGAATTCAACCGTTCCCGCCCCGTGGTAGTTGACCGCTTTTGCCGCCGCAACGGCTGCCAGCCCCATCTCGGCCCGCAGCTCTTCACTCAGGGCAGGCGAGGGTGCCTCCTCGATCAGCTTTTGGTGACGACGTTGAATGGAACAGTCCCGCTCCCCGATGTAGACGACATTGCCGTGTTTGTCCGCCATGATCTGGATCTCCACGTGGCGCGGTCCTTCCACAAACTTTTCCAAGTAGACGCCGGGATTGCCAAAGGCGGTCTTCGCTTCGTTCTGCGCCTGACGGATCGCTTTTTCCAGTTCCTGATCATCGTTTGCCACACGCATCCCGCGTCCGCCGCCGCCTGCCGTCGCTTTCACCATGACAGGATAGCCGATCTGCTGCGCCGTCTCGATCGCCTCCTCCACGTTTTCGATCAGCCCGTCCGTACCGGGAACAATCGGAACCCCTGCTTGTTTCATCGTCTCTTTGGCTGTCGATTTGTCACCCATCTTGGTAATCGCATCGGGTTCTGGACCGATAAAGGCGATGTTGCAGGCGGCACATATCTCGGCAAAGTCAGCGTTTTCAGCAAGGAAGCCGTATCCGGGATGAATCGCGTCAACCCCTATCTTGGCAGCCAGACTCATCAGATTCGCCATGTTGAGATAGCTCTCTTTGGAAGAGGTTGGTCCGATGCAGTACGCCTCGTCAGCCAGCTTGACGTGCAGCGACTCGCGGTCGGCTTCGGAATAGACGGCTACCGTTCGGATCCCCATTTCGCGACACGCACGGATAATCCGCACGGCGATTTCACCGCGATTGGCGATTAGGATTTTCTGAAACATCCTGCTTCACCCTCCGTTTATTCTGGCTTAACGAGGAACAGGGGCTGACCATACTCGACCAACTGCCCATCCTCCACCAGCACTTTGACGATCTCGCCGGTCACTTCCGCTTCAATCTCGTTAAACAGCTTCATCGCTTCCAGAATGCAGACTACTTTGTTCGCTGTCACCTTATCCCCTGGTTCAACGTAGGACGGTTTGCCGGGCTCCGGCGAACGATAAAAGGTGCCAACCATTGGTGCCGTAATTTTATGTAGGTTAGCATCATCAGCAGGGGCCGTTTCAGCAGCTTTCGCTTGTGCCGACTGCTCTTGCGCCACAGGTGCGGGCTGCACATCAGGCACAGGGGAGGCCACAACTGTTGTCGGCTGCACCTGTACAGGTGCGGGCTGTGCTGCAGAAGCGGGTGCAGGTACAGATGTTTCAACGACAGGGGCGAGATTCTTTTTG contains these protein-coding regions:
- the amaP gene encoding alkaline shock response membrane anchor protein AmaP → MNLFDRFILTIYSLVLIVLSLIAIGVFSNVIHRSWVDLFFTDIYGSTTMNLPYLIVAVVFLVISIRFFFSGFRGRRIREDKAIYQRNDYGHVSISLETIRAIAERAAKKVRGVRELKTQVTTKDLGNIISLRLSFDGETPLPELTQNLQAEVKARVEAITGLEIAEVSVKVIEVASTDHVAIRSKRVE
- a CDS encoding Asp23/Gls24 family envelope stress response protein encodes the protein MEEYTADTEKTELGKVQIAPEVLEVIAGMAASEVEGVAQMSGGFVGDIAERLGRKNVARGVRVEVGSREAAVDVSIVVKYGYRIPEVARNIQDSVSSAIESMTGLSVVEVNVHIVDVELKPEEKVQPVVAQNQAEEYQRVR
- the accC gene encoding acetyl-CoA carboxylase biotin carboxylase subunit; this encodes MFQKILIANRGEIAVRIIRACREMGIRTVAVYSEADRESLHVKLADEAYCIGPTSSKESYLNMANLMSLAAKIGVDAIHPGYGFLAENADFAEICAACNIAFIGPEPDAITKMGDKSTAKETMKQAGVPIVPGTDGLIENVEEAIETAQQIGYPVMVKATAGGGGRGMRVANDDQELEKAIRQAQNEAKTAFGNPGVYLEKFVEGPRHVEIQIMADKHGNVVYIGERDCSIQRRHQKLIEEAPSPALSEELRAEMGLAAVAAAKAVNYHGAGTVEFLLDKHGKFYFMEMNTRIQVEHPVTEWVSGFDLIKEQINVAAGLPLSFSQEDVKLDGWAIECRINAENPVKNFMPSPGRITHYLPPGGFGVRVDSAAYSGYQIPPFYDSMIAKVIVWGKDRREAIERMKRALSEFVIDGISTTIPFHLKVLDHEQFVSGEFDTKFLDTYDLKLDESSL
- the accB gene encoding acetyl-CoA carboxylase biotin carboxyl carrier protein, whose product is MFKLHEIREMIKLIDQSSIQEFKLEWEGSKLSIKKNLAPVVETSVPAPASAAQPAPVQVQPTTVVASPVPDVQPAPVAQEQSAQAKAAETAPADDANLHKITAPMVGTFYRSPEPGKPSYVEPGDKVTANKVVCILEAMKLFNEIEAEVTGEIVKVLVEDGQLVEYGQPLFLVKPE